A stretch of the Arachis stenosperma cultivar V10309 chromosome 6, arast.V10309.gnm1.PFL2, whole genome shotgun sequence genome encodes the following:
- the LOC130934237 gene encoding uncharacterized protein LOC130934237 produces the protein MPHPQRLQKAYMDKQFSKFLEVLRKFEINIPFVVALEQMLLYAKFMKELLSNKRDWKEIETVVLTKECNCSIKYILGVIENLLVKVGHVIFPADFVILDMKEDKNAFIILGRSFLATGRSLIYVQKGQLTLRVNEEKIILNVLEALQYPILRGV, from the exons ATGCCACACCCTCAGAGACTTCAGAAGGCATATATGGACAAACAATTCTCCAAATTTTTGGAGGTGCTTAGAAAGTTTGAGATCAATATTCCCTTTGTAGTGGCCCTTGAGCAAATGCTTCTttatgccaagttcatgaaggagTTATTGAGTAACAAGAGGGATTGGAAGGAAATTGAGACAGTGGTGTTGACTAAGGAATGCA ACTGTTCTATTAAGTATATTCTTGGAGTTATTGAGAATCTGCTTGTGAAAGTAGGACACGTTATCTTCCCTGCTGATTTTGTGATACTGGATATGAAAGAGGACAAAAATGCTTTTATTATTCTTGGAAGATCCTTTTTAGCCACAGGAAGATCCCTTATTTATGTTCAAAAGGGTCAATTAACTCTAAGAGTCAATGAAGAGAAAATTATTCTCAATGTGTTAGAAGCCCTGCAATACCCCATTTTGAGGGGTGTTTGA